In Deinococcus planocerae, the following are encoded in one genomic region:
- the glyA gene encoding serine hydroxymethyltransferase, with product MTSTAEKPALAVRDTAVFDLITQEAERQRVGLELIASENFTSAAVREAQGSVLTNKYAEGYPGKRWYGGCEVVDQVERLAIERVRELFGAEWANVQPHSGSSANLAVYNALIEPGDTVLGMDLSHGGHLTHGNPVNFSGLRYKIVGYKVNPETELLDMEEVRRLAHEHRPKMIIAGASAYSRTIDFAAFRAVADEVGAILFADIAHIAGLIAAGVHPNALPHAHVVASTTHKTLRGPRGGIILSNDVELGAKIDRAVFPGYQGGPLEHVIAAKAVAFGEALRPEFREYSAQVIRNAQALAKAFQDRGYRVVSGGTDNHLLVLDLRPQGLNGTKATKRLDANAITISKSTLPYDTEKILHGGGIRLGTPAVTTRGMVEEDMPKVADLIDRALRGEEVKAEVHAFAGGFPLP from the coding sequence ATGACGAGCACCGCCGAGAAACCCGCCCTCGCCGTCCGCGACACGGCGGTCTTCGACCTGATTACGCAGGAGGCCGAGCGTCAGCGCGTGGGGCTGGAGCTGATCGCCTCCGAGAACTTCACCTCCGCCGCCGTGCGCGAGGCGCAGGGGAGTGTGCTGACGAACAAGTACGCGGAGGGGTATCCCGGCAAACGCTGGTACGGTGGCTGCGAGGTCGTCGATCAGGTCGAGCGCCTCGCCATCGAGCGGGTCAGGGAGCTGTTCGGCGCCGAGTGGGCGAACGTGCAGCCGCACTCGGGAAGCAGCGCGAACCTCGCCGTCTACAACGCGCTGATCGAGCCGGGGGACACGGTGCTGGGGATGGACCTCTCGCACGGCGGGCACCTGACGCACGGCAACCCGGTGAACTTCTCGGGGCTGCGGTACAAGATCGTCGGCTACAAGGTGAATCCGGAGACCGAACTCCTCGACATGGAGGAGGTGCGCCGCCTCGCCCACGAGCACCGGCCCAAGATGATCATCGCGGGGGCGAGCGCGTACAGCCGCACCATCGACTTCGCCGCGTTCCGGGCGGTGGCCGACGAGGTGGGGGCGATCCTCTTCGCGGACATCGCGCACATCGCGGGGCTGATCGCGGCGGGCGTGCACCCGAACGCGCTGCCGCACGCGCACGTGGTCGCCTCCACGACGCACAAGACGCTGCGGGGGCCGCGCGGCGGGATCATCCTCAGCAACGACGTGGAGCTGGGCGCGAAGATCGACCGGGCCGTCTTCCCCGGTTACCAGGGCGGACCGCTGGAGCACGTCATCGCCGCGAAGGCGGTCGCGTTCGGGGAGGCGCTCAGGCCCGAGTTCAGGGAATACAGCGCGCAGGTCATCCGCAACGCGCAGGCGCTCGCGAAGGCGTTCCAGGACCGGGGCTACCGGGTGGTGTCGGGCGGCACCGACAACCACCTCCTCGTGCTCGACCTGCGCCCGCAGGGGCTCAACGGCACGAAGGCGACGAAACGGCTCGACGCCAACGCGATCACCATCTCCAAGTCCACCCTGCCGTACGACACGGAAAAGATCCTGCACGGGGGCGGCATCCGCCTTGGCACGCCCGCGGTGACGACGCGCGGCATGGTGGAGGAGGACATGCCCAAGGTCGCCGATCTGATCGACCGGGCGCTCAGGGGCGAGGAGGTGAAGGCGGAGGTCCACGCCTTCGCCGGGGGCTTCCCGCTGCCCTGA
- a CDS encoding HD domain-containing phosphohydrolase, with product MAGSLPPRTTAVPGAEQATSVADLTLGLTRLGLTAPDLGGAMRPALDALVERTAAVGAGYFQLREGTLTFHARAASGEMPAGPVMEALLAHGLPADLPLLRALVGTQGALFFGDTRGHPEAAGFPDLGVLALTAAPIHDGGGRLVGALLSHTFTPHGWTEEERTLFAGVTGLLSLVAARLDAEEREQAAHEGALRVLGLTLEARDAETQGHTDRVTALAVRLGALLGLRGSALRALRWGAYLHDLGKISIPDAILHHPGRLDPPSRARMEEHVLDGARLAEQLPFLPRGALDVILSHHEWWNGTGYPRGLAGEAIPLGARIFAPCDVYDALVSERPYKRAWTHAKAVGYLEAGSGTQFDPAVVAAFLRVLGGEGPGPLTPSPPPSA from the coding sequence ATGGCAGGCTCCCTTCCCCCCCGGACGACCGCGGTGCCCGGCGCAGAGCAGGCGACCTCGGTGGCCGACCTGACCCTCGGGCTCACGCGCCTGGGGCTCACGGCCCCGGACCTGGGGGGCGCGATGCGGCCCGCCCTCGACGCGCTGGTGGAGCGCACCGCCGCGGTGGGGGCAGGGTACTTCCAGTTGCGGGAGGGGACCCTGACCTTCCACGCGCGGGCGGCGAGCGGGGAGATGCCCGCGGGGCCCGTGATGGAGGCGCTGCTCGCCCACGGGCTGCCCGCCGACCTGCCGCTGCTGCGGGCGCTGGTGGGGACCCAGGGGGCGCTGTTCTTCGGGGACACGCGCGGGCACCCCGAGGCGGCGGGCTTTCCGGACCTGGGGGTGCTGGCCCTGACCGCCGCGCCCATCCACGACGGGGGCGGGCGGCTCGTCGGGGCGCTGCTCTCGCACACCTTCACGCCGCACGGGTGGACCGAAGAGGAGCGGACCCTCTTCGCGGGCGTGACCGGGCTGCTCTCGCTCGTCGCCGCCCGCCTCGACGCCGAGGAACGCGAGCAGGCCGCGCACGAGGGGGCGCTGCGGGTCCTGGGCCTGACCCTGGAGGCCCGCGACGCCGAGACCCAGGGCCACACCGACCGGGTGACGGCGCTCGCCGTGCGGCTGGGCGCGCTGCTCGGCCTGAGGGGGTCGGCGCTGCGGGCCCTGCGCTGGGGGGCCTACCTCCACGACCTCGGCAAGATCAGCATTCCCGACGCGATCCTGCACCACCCGGGCCGCCTGGACCCCCCTTCCCGCGCCCGGATGGAGGAGCACGTCCTCGACGGGGCGCGGCTCGCGGAGCAACTGCCCTTCCTGCCGCGGGGGGCGCTCGACGTGATCCTGAGCCACCACGAGTGGTGGAACGGGACGGGCTACCCGCGCGGGCTGGCGGGCGAGGCGATTCCGCTGGGCGCGCGCATCTTCGCCCCCTGCGACGTGTACGACGCCCTGGTGAGCGAGCGGCCCTACAAGCGGGCCTGGACCCACGCGAAGGCCGTGGGCTACCTGGAGGCGGGAAG
- a CDS encoding GNAT family N-acetyltransferase: MKVSVRLATLADVPAIVRVCSEGWRDTYRNLHSPEYIEDVVARFYNLERIASEIGSRDDWDGWLVAEMAGQVIGASGGGKTGEKTWEVFVLYLDPSKRRQGAGRALLNAMTSQALAHGAIEQWVDVTQDNQKGLPFYEVMGFEVRERREVRSRKTGEPVRSFRMARLLRQEIVGELR; the protein is encoded by the coding sequence GTGAAGGTTTCGGTGCGGCTGGCGACGTTGGCAGACGTGCCTGCGATTGTGCGGGTTTGCTCCGAAGGCTGGCGCGACACTTACCGTAATTTGCACAGTCCTGAGTACATAGAGGATGTCGTCGCCCGCTTTTACAATCTGGAGCGCATCGCTTCTGAGATCGGCTCGCGTGACGACTGGGACGGTTGGCTGGTTGCCGAGATGGCTGGTCAGGTCATCGGCGCTTCAGGTGGTGGAAAAACGGGCGAGAAAACTTGGGAGGTCTTTGTCCTGTACCTAGATCCATCCAAGCGCCGTCAAGGAGCGGGCCGCGCCCTATTGAATGCCATGACCTCTCAAGCTCTAGCACACGGGGCCATAGAGCAGTGGGTTGATGTGACGCAGGACAATCAGAAAGGTTTGCCCTTCTACGAAGTGATGGGCTTTGAGGTTCGTGAGCGGCGTGAGGTCCGGAGTCGGAAAACAGGGGAACCTGTTCGGTCTTTCCGCATGGCCCGCCTCTTGAGACAGGAAATCGTGGGGGAGTTGAGGTGA
- a CDS encoding potassium/proton antiporter: MGEVRVEVFLLVAGVLLLASLVVSRLGGRLGVPGLLLFLGVGMFAGSDGLGIQFSDFRLAQALGTVALCFILFQGGLDTNWRLVRPVVRRGLSLATLGVLLTAGVMAVFAHFALGFSWLGAWLLGAIVSSTDASAVFSVLKERNLGLKGDIDPLLEFESGVNDPMAVFLTVGIIELISHPGSGILDIVPLFLRQMVLGAVLGVVLGRAALWVLNRVQLQFEGLYSVLSLALALTIFSGAAVVGGSGFLAVYIAGAILGNADFLHKRSLISFHDGLAWLMQVGMFLTLGLLVNPRELLPTAGLALACALVLVFVARPVSVYLSLARARMPLNEKTMVAWVGLRGAVPIVLATFPLLAGVPQAQTLFNIVFFIVLTSVLLQGTTLTLVARWLGVRETRPPQAAYPITYTPTGQGKNEMVEVEVGAGSDADGARIVDLHLPPEALVILIHRAGEFLIPKGATELAAGDSVLVLAGEAELREVRGRLGGEA, encoded by the coding sequence ATGGGTGAGGTTCGGGTCGAGGTCTTCTTGCTCGTGGCGGGCGTGCTGCTCCTCGCCAGCCTGGTCGTGAGTCGGCTGGGAGGGCGGCTGGGCGTTCCCGGGCTGCTGCTCTTCCTGGGCGTGGGGATGTTCGCCGGGTCGGACGGGCTGGGCATCCAGTTCTCCGACTTCCGGCTGGCGCAGGCGCTGGGCACGGTCGCGCTGTGCTTCATCCTCTTTCAGGGCGGGCTCGACACCAACTGGCGCCTCGTGCGGCCCGTGGTCAGGCGCGGCCTGAGTCTGGCGACGCTGGGCGTCCTCCTCACGGCGGGGGTGATGGCCGTCTTCGCCCACTTCGCCCTCGGCTTTTCGTGGCTCGGCGCGTGGCTCCTGGGCGCCATCGTGAGCAGCACGGACGCGAGCGCCGTGTTCTCCGTCCTCAAGGAGCGCAACCTCGGGTTGAAGGGCGACATCGATCCCCTTCTAGAGTTCGAGTCGGGCGTGAACGACCCGATGGCGGTCTTCCTGACGGTCGGCATCATCGAGCTGATCTCGCATCCCGGCTCGGGCATCCTCGACATCGTGCCCCTCTTCCTGCGCCAGATGGTCCTGGGGGCCGTGCTGGGCGTGGTGCTGGGGCGGGCGGCGCTGTGGGTGCTCAACCGGGTGCAGCTCCAGTTCGAGGGGCTGTACTCGGTCCTCAGCCTCGCGCTCGCGCTGACGATCTTCAGCGGGGCGGCGGTGGTGGGCGGCAGCGGCTTCCTCGCGGTCTACATCGCGGGGGCGATCCTGGGCAACGCCGACTTCCTGCACAAGCGCAGCCTGATCTCGTTTCACGACGGGCTGGCGTGGCTGATGCAGGTCGGCATGTTCCTCACGCTGGGGCTGCTCGTCAATCCGCGCGAGCTGCTGCCCACCGCCGGACTCGCGCTCGCCTGCGCCCTGGTGCTCGTCTTCGTGGCGCGGCCCGTCAGCGTGTACCTCAGCCTTGCCCGGGCGCGGATGCCCCTGAACGAGAAGACGATGGTCGCGTGGGTCGGGCTGCGGGGCGCGGTGCCCATCGTGCTCGCCACCTTCCCGCTGCTCGCCGGGGTGCCGCAGGCGCAGACCCTCTTTAACATCGTCTTTTTCATCGTGCTCACCAGCGTCTTGCTCCAGGGCACCACCCTCACCCTCGTCGCCCGCTGGCTGGGCGTGCGCGAGACGCGGCCCCCCCAGGCGGCCTACCCCATCACCTACACCCCCACCGGGCAGGGCAAGAACGAGATGGTCGAGGTCGAGGTGGGAGCAGGCAGCGACGCCGACGGGGCCCGCATCGTGGACCTGCACCTGCCGCCGGAGGCCCTGGTCATCCTGATCCACCGCGCTGGGGAGTTCCTGATTCCCAAGGGGGCGACCGAACTCGCGGCGGGCGACAGCGTGCTCGTGCTCGCGGGCGAGGCGGAGTTGCGGGAGGTGCGGGGAAGGCTGGGGGGAGAGGCATAG
- the pheS gene encoding phenylalanine--tRNA ligase subunit alpha, which translates to MREEALQAIREAPDLDTLQAVKTRYVGKSGLVTRELGTLGKLPPEERKSRGAEINALRQTIDAALGEREVTLKREALDARLASEAIDVTLPGLGLPAGGLHPISRVYDDLVGLYERLGYTVVEGNEVEDEHHNFEALNVPWYHPARDLQDTFWLEDGRLLRTHTSPMQVRYMVDHEPPLKVVVRGKVYRYEATDATHEAMFHQLEGLVVGDGISMADLKGTVAEMARGLYGPTAKVRFQPSYYPFVEPGADFAVWWDNPRGESKWLELGGSGMVHPNVFKAVDDLRAEQGKPRVYEGKTGFAFGLGPERIAMLKYGIPDIRYFYANDPRVIGQFRGELG; encoded by the coding sequence ATGAGAGAAGAAGCCCTGCAAGCCATCCGGGAAGCCCCCGACCTCGACACCCTGCAAGCCGTCAAGACCCGCTACGTCGGCAAGAGCGGCCTCGTCACCCGCGAACTCGGCACCCTCGGCAAGCTCCCCCCCGAGGAGCGCAAAAGCCGCGGCGCGGAGATCAACGCCCTGCGCCAGACCATCGACGCCGCACTGGGGGAGCGCGAGGTCACCCTCAAACGAGAGGCCCTCGACGCGAGGCTCGCCTCCGAGGCCATCGACGTGACCCTGCCCGGGTTGGGTCTCCCGGCGGGCGGGTTACACCCCATCAGCCGCGTGTACGACGACCTCGTGGGCCTCTACGAGCGGCTGGGGTACACGGTCGTGGAGGGCAACGAGGTCGAGGACGAGCACCACAACTTCGAGGCGCTGAACGTGCCGTGGTATCACCCCGCCCGCGACCTGCAAGACACCTTCTGGCTGGAGGACGGTCGATTGCTGCGGACCCACACCAGCCCGATGCAGGTGCGCTACATGGTGGACCACGAGCCGCCCCTCAAGGTCGTCGTGCGCGGCAAGGTCTACCGCTACGAGGCCACCGACGCCACCCACGAGGCGATGTTCCACCAGCTCGAAGGCCTCGTCGTCGGCGACGGCATCAGCATGGCCGACCTCAAGGGCACGGTCGCCGAGATGGCGCGCGGGCTGTACGGGCCCACGGCTAAGGTCCGCTTCCAGCCGAGCTATTATCCCTTCGTGGAGCCGGGTGCCGACTTCGCGGTGTGGTGGGACAACCCGCGCGGCGAGAGCAAGTGGCTCGAACTCGGCGGCTCGGGCATGGTCCACCCCAACGTCTTCAAGGCGGTGGACGACCTGCGGGCAGAGCAGGGCAAGCCCCGCGTGTACGAGGGCAAGACGGGCTTCGCCTTCGGGCTGGGGCCGGAGCGGATCGCCATGCTCAAGTACGGGATTCCCGATATCCGTTACTTCTACGCGAACGACCCGCGGGTGATCGGGCAGTTCCGGGGGGAGTTGGGGTGA
- a CDS encoding endonuclease domain-containing protein — MSQRWARTSPSSEIARSLRQRMTPEETLLWRHLRGKGLGVSFRRQEPMGRYVADFVCYERTLIIELDGSQHLNSAADRERDADMTEHGFETLRFWNNEVRNNLNSVLERIQQVLEARRPL, encoded by the coding sequence GTGTCTCAGCGTTGGGCTAGAACCAGTCCGTCTTCGGAGATCGCGCGTTCCTTGCGCCAGCGGATGACACCGGAAGAAACGTTGCTGTGGCGGCATCTGCGTGGCAAGGGCCTGGGTGTCAGTTTCCGGCGGCAGGAACCGATGGGGCGGTACGTGGCGGATTTCGTGTGCTATGAGCGCACACTCATCATCGAACTCGACGGCAGCCAACACCTGAACAGCGCGGCGGACCGCGAACGAGACGCGGACATGACCGAGCACGGTTTCGAGACGTTGCGATTCTGGAACAACGAGGTCAGGAACAACCTGAATAGCGTGCTGGAACGAATTCAGCAGGTCCTGGAAGCTCGAAGGCCTCTCTAA